One genomic window of Pirellulales bacterium includes the following:
- a CDS encoding SDR family oxidoreductase — protein MERVQQRHIIVSGGSRGLGQALVEGLLGAGYPVSTFSRSATDFTNSQADNPHFHFASADIADREQVAEFLITAEEKFGLPFGLVNCAGIAVDGVLATLSEDQIERVVDINLVGALVLSRRVVRRMLLGKQGGSIINISSIIGIRGYNGLSAYAATKGGMDAMTRSLARELGDRRIRVNSIAPGYLATEMTHGLSDSQRQQVVRRTPLGRLGTPQDVVGPVKFLLSDEAEFITGQVLVVDGGITV, from the coding sequence ATGGAACGTGTACAGCAGCGGCATATTATCGTCAGTGGTGGAAGCCGCGGTTTAGGCCAAGCTTTGGTCGAGGGGTTGCTGGGCGCTGGTTACCCAGTGAGCACGTTTAGCCGCAGCGCTACCGATTTCACCAATTCGCAGGCGGATAATCCCCATTTCCATTTCGCTAGCGCCGATATTGCCGACCGCGAGCAAGTGGCTGAGTTCTTAATCACCGCCGAGGAAAAATTCGGCCTGCCTTTCGGTTTGGTCAACTGTGCTGGCATCGCGGTCGATGGTGTGTTGGCAACGCTGTCGGAAGATCAGATCGAACGCGTGGTCGACATCAACCTTGTCGGGGCGCTCGTGCTGTCTCGCCGAGTTGTTCGTCGAATGTTGCTCGGTAAGCAGGGCGGCTCGATTATCAACATTTCTTCCATCATAGGCATTCGAGGTTACAACGGATTGTCGGCCTACGCCGCCACCAAGGGTGGCATGGATGCGATGACCAGGTCGTTGGCGCGTGAATTGGGCGACCGGCGGATTCGCGTCAATTCGATTGCGCCCGGTTACCTGGCAACGGAAATGACCCACGGCCTGAGTGATTCCCAACGACAGCAAGTCGTGCGGCGGACGCCGCTCGGCCGGCTCGGAACGCCGCAAGACGTGGTCGGACCGGTCAAGTTTTTGCTGTCGGACGAGGCGGAATTTATCACCGGTCAGGTGCTGGTGGTGGATGGAGGAATTACGGTATGA
- the acs gene encoding acetate--CoA ligase — translation MSQQLARPVGGGASSESQAGQVDTVLQESRLFPPTPEFAAQARIGSLAAYEAMWNEAAADTEAFWGKLAGELHWFQPFTKSLQWNEPFANWFVGGKTNASYNCLDAHLDGSRRNKAAIIWEGEPGDERTLTYQELHHEVCKFANVLKQFGMKPGDVASIYMPMTPELVIAMLACARIGVIHSVIFGGFSSEAIADRNNDAKAKMVITADGGWRRGQQLPLKANVDAALEKSPTVKHCIVLRRLGNRVHMQAGRDHWWHERMDEVSAECSAEPLDSEAPLFILYTSGSTGKPKGIKHTTAGFNLFVKKTFEWVFDHRDEDVFWCTADCGWVTGHSYVVYGPLSAGATVLMYEGAPNAPDEGRFWRLIEKYRVTIFYTAPTAIRSFVKWGDHWVDRCDLSSLRLLGTVGEGINPEAWMWYHRKIGRERCPIVDTWWQTETGGIMMSPLPGAIATKPGSCTKPLPGIVPAIVDATGKPVPRGQGGWLVMTKPWPGMLRGIWGDDARYQDQYWSKVPHHYLAGDNARCDDDGYYWIMGRIDDVLNVAGHRLSTIEIESALVSHPAVAEAAAVGRPHELKGEAVAVFVVLKSAKPDETLRDELKKHVRKEIGALAVPDDVRFTATLPKTRSGKIMRRLLRDIASGKETIGDTTTLEDYSVLAKLRENEE, via the coding sequence ATGTCGCAGCAGTTGGCTCGGCCGGTCGGTGGGGGTGCGTCATCAGAATCGCAGGCAGGACAGGTTGATACCGTCCTACAGGAATCGCGGCTATTTCCGCCGACACCGGAGTTTGCCGCGCAAGCGCGAATCGGGTCGTTGGCTGCCTATGAGGCGATGTGGAACGAGGCCGCTGCCGACACCGAGGCATTCTGGGGCAAGCTGGCCGGTGAGCTACATTGGTTTCAGCCTTTTACCAAGTCGCTCCAGTGGAACGAGCCGTTCGCCAATTGGTTCGTCGGCGGCAAAACGAATGCTTCGTACAATTGCCTCGATGCCCATCTCGACGGTTCGCGGCGCAACAAGGCGGCGATCATCTGGGAAGGCGAGCCTGGCGATGAGCGTACGCTCACCTATCAAGAGCTGCACCACGAAGTTTGCAAATTCGCCAACGTGCTGAAGCAGTTCGGCATGAAGCCGGGAGATGTCGCGTCCATCTATATGCCGATGACGCCGGAGCTAGTTATCGCCATGCTCGCCTGCGCGCGGATCGGCGTGATTCACTCAGTCATCTTCGGCGGCTTTTCGAGCGAAGCCATCGCCGATCGTAATAATGACGCCAAGGCAAAGATGGTGATTACCGCCGATGGCGGTTGGCGTCGCGGTCAGCAGTTGCCGCTCAAGGCCAATGTCGATGCGGCCTTGGAAAAATCGCCGACCGTGAAGCATTGCATTGTGCTGCGCCGGCTGGGTAACCGTGTGCATATGCAGGCGGGACGCGATCACTGGTGGCACGAACGAATGGACGAAGTCTCGGCCGAGTGCTCCGCGGAGCCGCTCGATAGCGAAGCGCCGCTATTCATTTTGTATACGAGCGGCTCGACCGGTAAGCCGAAGGGCATCAAGCATACCACAGCGGGTTTCAATCTGTTCGTCAAGAAGACCTTCGAGTGGGTGTTCGACCATCGCGACGAGGATGTTTTCTGGTGCACTGCCGACTGCGGCTGGGTCACGGGGCACAGCTATGTCGTATACGGACCGCTGAGTGCTGGGGCGACGGTGCTGATGTACGAAGGCGCTCCGAACGCGCCGGATGAAGGGCGCTTCTGGCGGCTGATCGAAAAATATCGCGTCACCATCTTCTATACTGCGCCGACGGCCATTCGGTCGTTCGTCAAATGGGGCGATCATTGGGTCGATCGGTGCGACCTGTCGAGCCTGCGGCTGCTCGGCACGGTCGGCGAAGGAATCAACCCGGAAGCGTGGATGTGGTATCACCGAAAAATCGGGCGCGAACGCTGCCCGATTGTCGATACATGGTGGCAAACCGAAACCGGCGGCATCATGATGAGCCCACTGCCCGGCGCGATCGCCACCAAGCCCGGTTCTTGTACCAAGCCGCTGCCGGGCATCGTGCCAGCGATCGTCGATGCCACAGGTAAGCCCGTTCCGCGAGGTCAAGGGGGTTGGCTGGTGATGACCAAGCCGTGGCCTGGCATGCTCCGCGGCATTTGGGGAGACGATGCGCGGTACCAAGACCAATACTGGTCGAAAGTGCCGCATCACTATCTAGCAGGAGACAATGCCCGCTGCGACGACGACGGATATTACTGGATCATGGGCCGAATCGACGACGTGCTGAACGTGGCCGGCCATCGCCTCAGTACGATCGAGATCGAAAGTGCGCTGGTGAGCCATCCGGCGGTCGCCGAAGCCGCCGCCGTGGGGCGGCCGCACGAATTAAAAGGAGAAGCCGTCGCGGTCTTTGTGGTGCTCAAGTCGGCCAAGCCCGACGAGACGCTTCGCGATGAACTTAAGAAGCACGTCCGCAAAGAAATCGGCGCGTTGGCCGTTCCCGACGACGTCCGCTTCACCGCCACCCTGCCCAAAACTCGCAGCGGCAAAATCATGCGCCGCCTGCTCCGCGACATCGCCAGCGGCAAAGAAACCATCGGCGACACCACGACGCTGGAGGATTACAGCGTACTGGCGAAACTGCGGGAAAATGAGGAGTAG
- the ffh gene encoding signal recognition particle protein has protein sequence MFESIQQGLNSALRSLRGKGKLSEANMREGLEMVRQALLEADVSYDVVKEFIDRVSEEAVGERVLNSLDPTQQLVGIVHRELVNLIGPVDHSLHLQPGVTKLMLCGLQGSGKTTTCGKLGKLIQQRGRRVMLVAADLQRPAAIDQLHVIGEQLGLAVYSERGSTDPVAVCHNAVKQAETDGIPVVILDTAGRLHIDDELMDQLKRVDKRVEPDQVYLVVDGMTGQDAVNSAKAFNEALELDGVIMTKLDGDARGGATLSVKHVTGVPIKFIGTGEHLDALEEFHPDRMAGRILGMGDVLTLVEQAQQKFDQEEVRKQEEQLRKGEITLETFRDMMRQVKRLGPLQKVMGLIPGMGGMSQMMDGFDEGEINRFFGIIDSMTPDERRNPRLIDQSRRRRIAAGCGAEPHVVNELVKQFDGMAAIMKKMSGLGIRERMREMKNLQQGGFLDPGTKLQKQKGGTGKRLTPDEKRKLKKQREKDLRKRKREAR, from the coding sequence ATGTTTGAATCGATTCAACAGGGATTGAACTCCGCCCTGCGCAGCTTGCGTGGCAAAGGCAAGCTGTCGGAAGCGAACATGCGCGAAGGGCTTGAGATGGTGCGGCAAGCGCTGCTCGAGGCCGATGTCAGTTACGATGTGGTCAAAGAGTTCATCGACCGAGTGAGCGAAGAAGCGGTCGGCGAACGGGTGCTGAATTCACTCGATCCCACGCAGCAGCTCGTTGGCATCGTTCATCGTGAGCTGGTGAACTTGATAGGGCCGGTCGATCATTCGCTCCATCTGCAACCGGGTGTGACAAAGTTGATGCTCTGCGGCCTGCAGGGTTCTGGCAAGACGACTACCTGCGGCAAGCTGGGCAAGTTGATTCAACAACGCGGCCGTCGCGTGATGCTCGTGGCAGCCGACTTGCAGCGTCCGGCGGCAATCGATCAATTGCATGTCATCGGCGAACAGTTGGGCTTGGCCGTATATTCCGAACGAGGCTCGACCGATCCGGTGGCCGTTTGCCACAACGCAGTGAAGCAGGCTGAGACGGATGGTATTCCGGTCGTGATTCTCGATACTGCCGGACGGCTGCACATTGACGACGAGTTGATGGACCAACTCAAGCGCGTCGATAAGCGGGTTGAGCCGGACCAGGTTTATCTGGTTGTGGATGGCATGACGGGCCAAGATGCCGTCAACAGCGCCAAGGCGTTCAACGAGGCGCTCGAGCTAGACGGCGTCATAATGACAAAGCTCGACGGCGATGCTCGCGGGGGCGCAACGCTTTCGGTCAAGCACGTTACCGGCGTGCCGATCAAGTTCATCGGCACCGGCGAACACCTCGACGCTCTGGAAGAATTTCATCCCGATCGGATGGCGGGACGAATCCTGGGCATGGGAGACGTGCTCACGCTGGTCGAACAAGCGCAGCAGAAGTTCGACCAGGAGGAAGTGCGAAAGCAGGAGGAGCAGCTTCGCAAGGGAGAGATCACGCTCGAAACTTTCCGCGACATGATGCGGCAGGTGAAGCGTCTCGGCCCGCTGCAAAAAGTGATGGGGCTCATTCCCGGCATGGGTGGAATGAGCCAGATGATGGACGGCTTCGACGAGGGTGAGATCAATCGGTTTTTCGGCATCATTGACAGTATGACCCCCGACGAACGCCGCAACCCACGATTGATCGACCAGAGTCGTCGCCGACGAATTGCCGCCGGCTGCGGGGCTGAGCCGCATGTCGTGAATGAACTCGTCAAGCAGTTTGACGGCATGGCGGCGATCATGAAGAAGATGTCCGGCCTGGGTATCCGCGAGCGGATGCGTGAAATGAAGAACTTGCAACAAGGCGGATTTTTGGATCCAGGCACAAAGTTGCAAAAGCAAAAGGGAGGCACCGGCAAGCGGCTGACGCCAGACGAAAAGCGGAAATTGAAGAAGCAGCGCGAGAAAGATCTGAGAAAGAGAAAACGAGAAGCGCGATAA
- the rpsP gene encoding 30S ribosomal protein S16: MSVKLRMKMMGRKHRAYFRICATDTKAPRDGRVIEEVGTYDPSIPLTDARCTLDLERVKYWLGVGAQPSDRVKVLIKKYGPDGSHLKQQEAAVATLKAPKVVPDAGAPAFVPKPKQDAAVEAPPAAASEPGLEAAAPAEASAE, from the coding sequence GTGTCAGTCAAACTTCGCATGAAAATGATGGGGCGGAAGCACCGGGCGTACTTCCGCATTTGCGCCACCGATACGAAAGCGCCGCGCGACGGTCGTGTGATTGAAGAGGTAGGCACCTACGATCCGTCGATTCCACTGACCGATGCCCGCTGCACGCTCGATTTGGAGCGTGTAAAATACTGGCTCGGCGTCGGCGCACAGCCATCGGACCGGGTCAAAGTGTTAATCAAGAAATACGGGCCCGACGGTTCTCACTTGAAACAGCAGGAAGCAGCCGTCGCCACGCTCAAGGCGCCCAAAGTTGTGCCTGATGCAGGCGCGCCGGCGTTCGTCCCCAAGCCAAAGCAGGACGCTGCGGTGGAAGCGCCCCCGGCGGCGGCTTCGGAACCGGGCTTGGAAGCAGCGGCTCCGGCCGAGGCGTCGGCAGAGTAA
- the trmD gene encoding tRNA (guanosine(37)-N1)-methyltransferase TrmD, translated as MRFDILTLFPEIFFGYVGQSVLKLAIDRGLVQVHLHDIRKWAKGKHRVVDDRPYGGGPGMLLKVEPVVEAVEAVQQLAEPGHLVMLTPVGRKLTQPVVEELAGRRRLVLLCGRYEGFDDRVRQLLQPDEISIGDYITGGGEVPAMVLVETVVRLVPGVLGDLDSAKLDSFSHGNRWLEAGHFTRPREYRGLTVPEVLLSGDHEAIAKWRGAESKRMTEERRQDLLDKQRAN; from the coding sequence ATGCGATTCGACATCCTGACCCTGTTTCCGGAAATTTTTTTCGGCTACGTCGGGCAAAGTGTGTTGAAGTTAGCGATTGATCGGGGGTTGGTGCAGGTCCATTTGCACGATATTCGCAAGTGGGCGAAGGGAAAACATCGAGTCGTTGACGATCGGCCGTACGGAGGCGGGCCGGGAATGTTGCTCAAGGTCGAGCCGGTCGTCGAGGCGGTTGAAGCGGTACAGCAGTTGGCCGAGCCGGGGCATTTAGTGATGCTCACGCCGGTGGGCAGAAAACTGACGCAGCCAGTGGTGGAAGAATTAGCCGGTCGCCGGCGGCTGGTTTTGTTGTGCGGAAGGTACGAAGGGTTCGACGATCGAGTCCGGCAGCTATTACAGCCCGACGAGATTTCCATTGGCGACTACATCACCGGAGGCGGCGAAGTGCCGGCGATGGTGTTGGTCGAAACGGTGGTTCGGCTTGTGCCGGGCGTTTTAGGGGACCTTGATAGCGCAAAGCTCGACTCCTTCTCGCACGGTAACCGATGGTTGGAAGCAGGACATTTTACCCGGCCGAGAGAATATCGAGGCCTAACCGTTCCCGAAGTGCTGCTCAGCGGTGATCATGAAGCGATTGCCAAGTGGCGGGGAGCGGAAAGCAAGAGGATGACGGAAGAACGGAGACAGGATTTGTTGGATAAACAACGGGCTAATTGA
- the rplS gene encoding 50S ribosomal protein L19, giving the protein MSQQILEIVERSSLKAEPPKFAIGDTVDVHTRILEGEKERIQIFNGVVIARSGSGSREMFTVRRIVQGEGVERKFPLHSPKIAKIEVKRSGVVRRAKLYFLRDRVGKAVRLRQRRGEKATVVPGEETATAT; this is encoded by the coding sequence ATGAGTCAACAAATTCTTGAAATCGTCGAACGCAGCTCGCTGAAGGCCGAACCGCCGAAGTTTGCGATCGGCGACACGGTCGACGTTCATACGCGAATTTTGGAAGGCGAAAAAGAACGCATCCAAATCTTCAACGGCGTGGTCATCGCCCGCAGCGGATCGGGCAGCCGCGAGATGTTCACGGTTCGCCGCATTGTGCAAGGGGAAGGGGTCGAGCGCAAGTTTCCGTTGCATTCGCCCAAAATCGCCAAGATCGAAGTCAAGCGCAGCGGAGTGGTGCGCCGGGCGAAACTGTACTTCCTCCGCGATCGTGTCGGTAAGGCCGTGCGATTGCGCCAGCGCCGCGGCGAAAAGGCGACGGTTGTGCCGGGCGAAGAGACCGCAACGGCGACGTAG
- a CDS encoding YraN family protein produces the protein MRLPRAISAWWARARNPKPLGYLGERAAERLLKRKGYKIVARGQRLRGGELDLVAVDGRTVVFVEVKTRRTSIAGTPAEAVDARKQQRMTRAATIFLNRHSLEDYSSRFDVVAVVWPEKQRKPNMEHIIHAFEAAS, from the coding sequence ATGCGATTGCCTAGGGCGATTTCCGCGTGGTGGGCCAGAGCGCGAAACCCCAAGCCGCTGGGATATTTGGGCGAGCGGGCGGCAGAGCGGCTGCTCAAACGTAAGGGGTACAAGATCGTCGCTCGCGGACAGCGGCTGCGCGGAGGCGAACTCGATTTGGTCGCCGTTGATGGGCGGACGGTCGTCTTTGTGGAAGTGAAAACGCGCCGAACGAGCATAGCCGGCACGCCCGCCGAAGCGGTCGATGCTCGCAAGCAGCAACGGATGACGCGTGCCGCCACGATCTTTCTCAATCGCCATTCGCTGGAGGACTACTCATCGCGCTTCGATGTGGTCGCTGTCGTCTGGCCTGAGAAGCAGCGTAAACCTAATATGGAACATATCATCCATGCGTTCGAGGCGGCGAGCTAA
- a CDS encoding VOC family protein — protein sequence MNLEQIDHIALRCFSPEATKQWYVNTLGFEHVFRDQWSGSPIVLQLGSTSIALFPRKENEPPSASGQAWHLALRAASYAHFRSAEAELQARGIAVQFRDHEIAHSIYFSDPDGFLLEITTYDVP from the coding sequence ATGAATCTGGAACAGATCGATCACATCGCCCTGCGATGTTTCTCGCCGGAAGCAACAAAACAGTGGTACGTAAACACACTCGGCTTCGAACACGTCTTTCGCGACCAGTGGTCCGGTAGTCCGATCGTTCTGCAATTAGGCTCGACCTCTATCGCGTTGTTTCCACGAAAGGAAAACGAGCCGCCATCGGCCAGCGGCCAAGCGTGGCACCTTGCATTACGAGCTGCCTCCTACGCTCACTTCCGATCGGCAGAAGCGGAGTTGCAGGCACGAGGCATTGCGGTTCAGTTTCGAGACCACGAGATCGCCCACTCCATCTACTTTTCCGATCCCGATGGTTTTCTGCTGGAAATCACCACGTATGACGTTCCCTAG
- a CDS encoding citrate synthase: MSEAAKLVYKNRETELPLVVGSEHETAIDISKLRAATGMITLDEGYVNTGSTASAITYLDGERGILRYRGYPIEQLAQKSDFVETSYLLVYGELPTKPQLDYFRNSLQRHTMLHEEMKSFYDGFPRDAHPMAILSSVVGALSTFYQDSLDPRDPRQLEISVHRLMAKLPTIAAYSYKKSTGQPFMYPRNDLDFCSNFLHLMFAVPCETYEVDPDFVKALNLLLIVHADHEQNCSTSTVRMVGSSDANLFASVSAGICALWGPLHGGANQACVEMIEAIRADGGNVKKYVELAKKKDSGFRLMGFGHRVYKNYDPRATIIKQTCDKLLAKLKIRDPIFDIAQELEAAALSDEYFIERKLYPNVDFYSGVIYRAMGIPINMFTVLFAMGRLPGWIAHWMEMHLNPAKKICRPRQVYVGELERDFVSLDQRG; encoded by the coding sequence ATGAGCGAGGCAGCGAAATTAGTCTACAAAAACCGCGAGACGGAACTACCGCTGGTCGTTGGCAGCGAGCACGAGACGGCGATCGATATTTCGAAGCTGCGCGCCGCGACTGGAATGATTACCCTGGATGAAGGGTACGTCAACACCGGCTCGACCGCCAGTGCAATCACCTACCTCGACGGCGAACGTGGCATCTTGCGTTACCGCGGCTATCCGATCGAGCAGCTTGCCCAGAAAAGCGATTTTGTCGAAACCAGCTATTTGCTGGTCTACGGCGAATTGCCGACCAAGCCTCAGCTCGATTACTTCCGAAATTCGCTGCAGCGGCACACGATGTTGCACGAGGAAATGAAGTCGTTTTACGATGGCTTCCCGCGTGATGCCCATCCGATGGCAATTCTGTCGAGCGTGGTTGGCGCTCTATCGACGTTTTATCAGGACTCGCTCGATCCGCGCGATCCGCGGCAACTCGAGATTTCGGTCCACCGACTGATGGCCAAGCTGCCGACGATCGCCGCTTACAGCTATAAGAAATCGACCGGTCAGCCGTTCATGTATCCGCGGAACGATCTCGACTTTTGTTCGAACTTTTTGCATTTGATGTTCGCCGTTCCGTGCGAAACGTATGAGGTCGATCCCGATTTCGTCAAAGCGCTGAACCTGCTGCTGATCGTTCACGCCGATCACGAGCAAAATTGCAGCACCAGCACGGTGCGGATGGTCGGCTCGAGCGACGCCAACTTATTCGCCTCGGTGTCCGCCGGGATTTGTGCTCTTTGGGGGCCGCTGCACGGCGGAGCGAACCAAGCCTGCGTCGAAATGATCGAAGCAATTCGCGCCGATGGCGGAAATGTCAAAAAATATGTCGAACTGGCGAAAAAGAAAGATTCGGGATTCCGGCTGATGGGTTTTGGCCATCGCGTTTACAAGAACTATGACCCACGAGCGACCATTATCAAACAAACGTGCGACAAACTGCTGGCGAAATTGAAAATTCGCGACCCAATCTTCGATATTGCCCAAGAACTCGAAGCCGCCGCGCTCAGCGACGAATATTTCATCGAACGCAAGCTCTATCCGAATGTCGATTTCTACAGCGGCGTGATTTACCGCGCGATGGGAATTCCGATCAACATGTTCACGGTGCTATTCGCGATGGGGCGATTGCCCGGCTGGATCGCGCATTGGATGGAGATGCATCTCAACCCCGCGAAAAAAATCTGCCGCCCGCGGCAGGTCTATGTCGGCGAACTGGAACGCGACTTTGTGTCGCTGGACCAACGCGGATAG
- a CDS encoding cofactor-independent phosphoglycerate mutase, translating into MKYAIIIPDGAADEPQAALGGKTPLQAANIPAMDAVAKAGIVGRSNNVPSSLPAGSDVACLSLLGYNPLEHFTGRAPLEAAAQGIELGPDDWAIRCNLVTVQNQTMRDFTAGHISTDEGGRLLASAQAILGSDWLQFHAGVSYRNLLIHRGAKHPAPYSRDTRTTPPHDLTDKTVLDDYPRGPGSAALTQLMSDSAGVFENHPVNVARRAAGKLPATNVWLWGLGSTPKLTPFEQLHGVRGAMITAVDLLRGLAVLLGWSKVEVPGATGYTDTDYAAKGRFAIDALPTTDLICVHVEATDEASHEGDVAAKVNALEAIDRHIVAPLYEALKQQGDYRILISPDHPTPIRLKTHNHGAVPFAMAGAGIPADAAKTYDEITAENSISVFAEGWRLMENFLS; encoded by the coding sequence TTGAAATACGCCATCATTATACCTGACGGAGCGGCCGACGAGCCACAGGCGGCGCTGGGTGGAAAAACGCCTCTGCAAGCTGCCAACATCCCAGCGATGGACGCGGTTGCCAAGGCAGGCATCGTCGGGCGGTCGAACAACGTACCCTCATCGTTGCCGGCCGGGTCCGATGTCGCTTGTCTGAGCTTATTGGGCTACAATCCCTTGGAACATTTCACCGGCCGAGCGCCGCTGGAGGCCGCGGCCCAGGGGATTGAGCTGGGACCGGACGATTGGGCGATTCGTTGCAATCTGGTGACGGTCCAGAACCAGACGATGCGCGATTTCACTGCCGGACATATTTCGACCGACGAAGGAGGGCGACTGCTGGCGTCGGCGCAAGCAATACTCGGCAGCGATTGGCTGCAGTTTCATGCCGGGGTGAGCTATCGCAACTTGCTAATTCATCGCGGCGCAAAGCATCCAGCCCCCTACTCGCGCGATACTCGCACGACCCCGCCGCACGATTTGACGGACAAGACGGTTCTCGACGATTATCCGCGAGGACCGGGAAGCGCGGCGTTGACGCAATTGATGTCGGACAGCGCCGGGGTCTTCGAGAATCATCCTGTGAACGTCGCCCGCCGCGCAGCAGGCAAGTTGCCGGCTACCAATGTTTGGCTGTGGGGCCTGGGAAGCACGCCGAAGTTGACGCCGTTCGAGCAGCTCCATGGAGTCCGCGGCGCGATGATTACCGCGGTTGATCTGCTGCGCGGCCTTGCCGTGCTTCTCGGCTGGAGCAAGGTTGAAGTGCCAGGTGCAACGGGCTACACCGATACCGACTACGCGGCCAAGGGGCGGTTTGCGATCGATGCTTTGCCGACGACCGATTTGATTTGCGTTCACGTCGAAGCGACCGACGAAGCGTCGCACGAAGGCGACGTCGCCGCGAAGGTCAATGCTCTCGAAGCGATCGACCGGCACATCGTCGCCCCGCTGTACGAGGCGCTCAAGCAACAGGGTGATTACCGGATTTTAATCTCACCCGACCATCCGACGCCGATACGCTTGAAGACGCATAACCACGGCGCAGTGCCGTTTGCGATGGCGGGGGCGGGAATTCCAGCCGATGCGGCGAAGACGTACGATGAAATCACTGCCGAGAACTCAATATCGGTTTTTGCAGAGGGCTGGCGGTTGATGGAAAATTTTTTGAGCTGA